The Mucilaginibacter rubeus genomic interval GTGTAGTAATAAGAGGGGCTGTATTCAGGCCAGGTGATTACGAGTTGCAAACCGGTTTAAACTTATTGCAATTGATTGAAAAAGCGGCCGGCTTAAAAGAAGATGCCTTTACCGAACGCGGTACAATTACCCGTTTAAAACCGGACAACAGTACCGAGATAATAGGCTTTAATGTAAAGGATGTTATAAACAAAACCACAAATATTGCGCTACAGCGTGAAGACATAGTTAATATTTCATCCATATTTGACTTAAGGGATAGGTATACTGTTACAATTAATGGCAACGTAAGGAAGCCGGGGAAATTTGCCTTTTCGGAAAACATGAAGGTAGAAGACCTGATTTTAAAAGCAGGTGGGTTTGCAGAAGGAGCAAGTACGAACCGTATTGAAGTGGCCCGGAGGGTTATGGACGCTGATCCTTCATCAAAAAACAGTTCGGTATCGCAAGTATTCAGCGTAAATATTGATGGTAATCTCAAACCAGCCGATGTAAATTTCGTCCTCACTCCTTTTGATATCGTTTCAGTATACAGTTTGCCCGGATATGAAAAACAAAAAACGGTAAAGGTTGAAGGCGAAGTTTTATACCCTGGTTCATATACTATCAAAAGCAAAAACGAAAAAATTTCTGATCTGATTGCCAGGGCAGGCGGTCTTACCGCTTCGGCCGATGCAGCCGGCGGTTCATTAAAACGCGACAATTTTGCAATATTAGGTATCGATAAAAATAAAACGGATACCGCATCTATCAATGCCGAACGCTCAGCACGGATTAATAGGCTTAAAAAATCATATAAAGACTCCACCAATACATCTATCGATACCACACAATTAAGAAATAACTATGTAGGTATAGAACTGGATAAAATCCTAAAATCTCCGGGCTCAAAAACTGATTTGCTTTTGGAAAATGGTGATGTTATTAGGGTGCCTAAGCAACAGCAGGTTGTACGTGTTAACGGACAGGTACTTTATCCAAGTGCTGTCGTATTCGATAAGTCAAAATCATTTAATGATTTTGTTTCAAATGCAGGTGGCTACGGGCCCGATGCCTTAAGACGCGGCGCTTATGTGGTTTATCCAAACGGAACCGTAAAAGGTACACGTAAATTCCTGTTCTTCAACAACCATCCTTCGGTTAAGCCGGGTAGTGAGATATACGTTCCTAAAAAATCAGAAAGTAAGGGAAATACAGCTCAAACTATTTTAGGATTTACAACGGGGCTTGCTTCGTTAGGAGCTATTATTTTGGGGATTTTAAGTTTGAATAAATAGATTATTGTGCAAGATATGATTCAAGATTCATCAAACGCAAATCCTAATTCTAAAAATGAGATTTCAATAAAAGAACTAATTACCAAAATACAACTTGGCATTAAGTACCTTATTCGAAATTGGAAAATTATAGTTGCCATAGGATTCTTCGGCGGAATAATTGGTGTATGTTATGCTTTTTTTAAAAAAGTTCAATATATAGCAACCTGTAATTTTGTTTTAGAAGACTCAAAAGGTGGCGTTATGGGGCAATACGCCGGACTGGCTTCATTGGCAGGAATAAATTTAGGCGGTAGCAGTAGCGAAGGCATATTTGAAGGAGATAACATATTTGCCCTTTATCAGTCACGTTTAATGATTGAGAAAACTTTATTGGCTAAAGCTAATTTTAACGGTAAAGACCAGCTCATGATTGACAGGTATATCGACTTTAAGGATTTGAGAAAATCCATGCAAAAAGATGATAAGTTGAAAAACCTAAGCTTCAGCGGAGATCCGGATCATTTTAGCAGGCAACAGGATAGTATCATTAAAAATATAGTATTTGACATCAATAAACACTCATTAATTGTAAGCAAACCCGACAAAAAGCTGAATATCATTGAAGTTGATACAAAATTTGAAGATGAAGCTTTTGCTATGGAGTTCAACAACAAATTGGTTGAAACAGTCAACGAATTTTATGTAAAAACAAAAACAAAGAAAACTGCACACAATGTTTTCGTTTTACAAAAACAAGTTGATAGTGTCAGGGCAGTCCTTAACAGTTCAATTGGCGCGGTAGCTTCAGCGTTAGACGCGGCCCCCAATGCTAACCCATCACTGTTAACGCTTAAGGTACCCTCACAAAAAAAACAAATTGATGTGCAGGCTAATACAGGGATATACAGTGAAATGGTAAAAAACCTGGAATTAGGAAAAATCACTTTAAGGCAGGAGACTCCACTTATACAAGTGATAGACAAACCGGCCTTTCCTCTTGATAAAGTATTCCTTGGAAAGAAAAAGGGTTTTATGATAGGCTTTTTTATTGGCGCCATTTTAACAACCGTATTTTTGATATCCAAAAAGCTTTATCATAACATATTGAATTAAGTTACTTATTACTGTTTTTTTATTAATTCTTGATCCTGCTTTAAGCGCGGATTTAATTTAAAACCTAAACAAAAAATAAATATCGCATCTGGACCCATAAATTCAGATTTAAGTATAAGCCTCTTACTAAGCTTTACCAAACAATACATATGAGCAGAACTAAATCGGCTTTTTTCGGGGCATTGTCATCGCAGTTTTATACCATTATATCTGTACTTGTTAGTATTTTTTCTGTACCTGTTATAATCAGCCATTTAAGTTCGGAGGTTTATGGCTTATCAATAATTATATTTCAAATCACCGCCTATTTAGGAATGTTTGACTTTGGACTGATTGCAGGAGTTGAAAGATACCTGGCGGGCACAAGAGAAGACTCAGATGAAAATAGGGAAATAATAAAAAAAATCATATCAACTGCAGTAATTGTTTACGGCATAATTGCTTTAATTATTATGCTAAGCGGGAATATATTTGCGCCTTTTGCCGCGAAACTATTTAATGCACCTGCTAAATACACCAATACTGTTCACCAGATTGTTTCAGTTTTATCTATTTTGTTAGGATTTCAATTAATATTGAGAGCTCTTACCGCTATTTTTTTTGCACACCAGCGACAAACTTTATTCAATACCTTATCATTCATATTGAATTTTGCAAACACAGTATTAACTGTAATTTTTGTTTGTTTAGGATATGACCTGTGGAGCTTTGTTTATAGCCAGGTTATTGTGTTTCTTTTAAGCTCTATTTTGAATATTTACCAGTTAAGAAAACACTATCCATATATCCGTATTAATATCCGGCAATTTGACCTTGCCTTAGTTAAGGACATGTTTTCTTATGGATTTTCACTATTTCTGGTGGGCATTGCTGTACAGGTGATATTTCAAACAGACAGGATAATTATAGGCACATTTGTGTCATTGACAGCGGTATCAGTATATTCATTTACCACCAAACTGCCAGAACTTTCTTCGCAAGTAATATGGAAGATTTCCGACAACTCTTTTCCCGCATTAGTTGAGCTATCAAAGCAAAAAAATTCGGGGGGGGCTTTGAAAAATACCCATGATAGGATTATGCAATTGACCCTATCTTTTACAACCACAATTTTTTGGATTTTGATATTGACTTCTTTTCCTTTTATAAAATTATGGGTGGGCAATGAATATTATGCAGGTATGTCATTTACGGCTTCGGTAGCGTATTTATACCTGATACAACTTACTTTCATACACGTTACTTCGGTGTGCTTAAACGGCGTTGGGGTTGCAAGAAGTATTTCTGTCATGGCTTTAATTGAAGCCGCGATAAATCTTAGCCTTTCCATTTTTCTGGTTAAAGAATATGGACTGAACGGCGTAATAATTGGGACTATTGTAGGGGGGATATTAACTTCATTTTGGTATATCCCATACCTTTCGGTTAAGTATTTAGGTGGCACTGCCCTGTCCTATTTAAAAACTTTATTGAAACCGATATTGCTCTGCTCTGCTTTTGATGGTCTTTTGTATTATCTGTTTAAACAAAAATTCTACGTTATAAACAGCTGGCTGCTTTTAATTTTATACACACTATTAATATCAATCTTATTTCTGATACCGGTGGTGTTAATAAACAAATCCTTGTTTAGGGATTTAATGAAAAAGATTTTTGCTAAATGACAACCATTGAACGGATGTTTGATAATTAATTACGATGGAACTGATTTCAATTTTAATGCCTGCATATAACGCAGGAAAATATATAGAAGCTTCGATATTATCGGTATTAAAGCAAAGCTACGCTGATTGGGAACTAATAATTATCAATGACGGATCGACTGATAACACCAAAGAGATAGTAGAAAGATACAGTAAAAAAGATTCAAGGATCAAACTGATCAATCAGGTTAACCAAAAAATGGCAGCTGCCCGGAACAACGGAATAAAAAACTCAAAAGGTGCCTGGATTGCCTTTTTAGATTCTGATGACCTTTGGGAACCAGAAAAATTAAGTCTGCAGATCCAGGCAAGTAAGGAACATCCTACAGCTGGGGTTATTTATTCAGATGGCTTTATTTTCAATGATCATGAGCAATTCAATAACTTAATGCCATATCCAACAGTTACAGGTAGGTTACTATCTCATGATGTTATGTATCAAATGCAATACCAGCAAAACTACATTCCTGTTTTGTCGGTAATTGTTAAACGATCTTTGGTAGACACTATAGGCCCTCAAAATGAAGAACGAGTTTTTTCGGGTTGTGAGGATTGGGATTATTGGTTAAGAATAGCCAGAGTTGGAGCTGATTTCTACGGACTATCGCAAAAACTCTTTTATTACCGAAGACATGAAACCAATGTTTCTAAAAATAGTGTAAACATGCTCTTAGCCCAATTAGCTGTGCTTACAAAAAATTACGAACCCAGGCTAATTAATTCGGGAGATCTATCTAACGCATTGAAGAAAATATTTTTCCCATTAATTAACAACCTAATCAAGTTGCGTAGATTTGACGACGCTTATTTTGCAATTAAAGAAACTGATGAAATATTACCATCAATAACGTTTAAAACAATTAAATTTCTTATAAAATCATTTGGCAGATTGGCCCATATCCCAGTAGCAATCATTGGTAGATTGGAAAGCCTGCAATTAAAATAAAGAATTTTGTGAACAAAATCATCGACAATATTCAATTTGGTTATTAAGCCTATGTATCGTTATATAAAAAACACGCTGCGCAAATTGCTTTCAACAAAAGCTTACCGGCTTTTCCCCAAAAGCGATTCTATCAATATCGCGCCTACCCTTATTATGGGTAAAAACGTGAACATCAACGTGGCCTATCCCGATGTTAACATAAATATTGGCAACAACGTAATTTTTAAGGAATTCTGTTCGGTTTTAGTTTTCAGTAAGGCAAAGCTTACGATAGGGAATAACATCTTTTTTAATAACTACTGCTCTATAAACTGTTTGGATCAGATTACAATAGGTGACAACACAATTATCGGGGAGTCGGTGAAAATGTATGATCATAACCATGCCTATGAAAAAAGCCCTATAGTAAAAACACACCCAAGTGAGTATACACTGGGTGCCATAAATATTGGTAAAGATTGCTGGATAGGGAGTAACGTTACTATTTTAAAAGGGGTAACTATTGGCGACAATGTAATAATTGGAGCCAACTGCTTAATTTACAAATCAATTCCTTCAAACAGTATCGTTAAAGCCTTGGCATCGGTAGAAATTAATACGTTTTAAGAACAACGATAATCGCATTTTTTTGAAAAAGACATTAAATATTATATTCACTATAGATCAGGCTTACATACAGCACTTTACGGTAGCTCTGATCTCAGTTTGTGAAAACAATCCCGATTTGAATTTAAATATATTTGTTATTCATGATTTAGAAGATTTAACCCTGATAAACGAAATACAAGCATTTTTTAAAGCTAAGTACAACCTTCTGATCAGTTTATTGTCACTTGAAAGCTCTTTATTTAATAATTATACTTTAACACATCATGTATCAAAGGCTACGTATTTCAGATTGATGATTGCTGAAATAATGCCGAAGAATATCAAAACTGCTTTATTCCTTGACTCAGATCTTTTAGTATTAGGATCGCTCAGAACATTGGTTGAATTTGATCTGGAAGAAAACTACCTTTCCGCTGTAGAAGATCTTGTTGATATCGAAAGCCTGCATCGGATGAACAGGCTTGGAATTCCTGCAAAAAGATATTTCAATGCAGGTGTAATGTACATTAACCTTGAAAAGTGGCAATCAGATAAAGTATCTGTAGGGTTAATTGCTACTGCCAAAGAATATATGGAGAGACTTTTATGGTGGGATCAGGATGTTTTAAATATATTTTTCTACAACAAATGGAAACCATTGTCGCCAACATTTAATGAAAAACATCTTACTAAACGCCTAAAAGAGAAGCCAGTAGTGGTTCACTTTGCAGGAACATCAAAGCCGTGGTTGTACTTAAATAATCATCCATATAAAAAAGAATATTGGCATTATTTAAGATTATCACCTTTTAAAGATTACCGATATAAAGACTTCTCTTTAAAAAACTTGATTAAACGAATAGTGTTCTTTTATAAACCTCAATAGTTATTGGTATTTATATAATTAATAATGGCATTTAAAATCCCCATACTCTTACTAACTTTTACAAGGTTGGATACTACTATCAGGGTATTTGAGCGCATAAAAGAACAAAAACCTAAATACCTGTTTATAGCATCCGACGGTCCGAGAGCCAACAATGACCAGGATGTTTCAAAGATTAACGCAGTAAAAGAATATATTTTGAATGGAATAGATTGGGATTGTGAGGTAAAAACGTTGTTCAGAGAACACAACATGGGTTGTGGCCTTGCCGTATCAAGTGGCATTAGCTGGTTTTTTGAACAGGTTGAATATGGCATCATTTTAGAAGATGATTGTTTACCTCATCCCGATTTCTTTTCATTTTGCGAAGAAAATCTGGAATATTATAAAAACGATGACCATGTTTGGGCCATCAGCGGCACCAACCTGCAGGGCGGGCATAAAAGAGGCCATAGTTCATATTACTTTTCAAATTACGGCGGCATATGGGGATGGGCAACTTGGTCAAAGGCCTGGAAAAGCTACGATTATCATATGAAAGATTTAGATAAAATGCTTAAAAAGAACTTTCTAAGTAAAATATTCAACGATAAAAACCAGCAAGCTTTTTGGGCAAAAACCTTAACAAAGGCAAAAAACATTGATACCTGGGATTATCAATGGCATTACAATACATGGTTATACAACGGTATTAGCATAGTGCCCAATGTTAATTTGATCGATAATATCGGTTTTGGTAACGCCGGCACGCATACAATGAACAAACCACTTTGGTATGACAGATTAACCTTAGGCACTAATGCATTAGGCTACATCAAGCATCCTGCAAATATTATGGTAGATGAGCAAGCGGATAATTTTTTATTTGAAAATTGCTATAAACCCGCATCAGTCATATCCAGGGTTAAAAGCAAGATATCAAAACTTTTAAAAAATTAATTCCTGTCTATAGCTTTTCTATTATGTTTTTTAAAATAGTCGATTATTTAAAACAGGTCAAAAAGAATAAAAAGATCGGGGCCCTTAAACGATTTATCGATGCGGGTAATTCTCATTTCTTAGGAAACTTTAACCTTATATTAAGTTATCCGCAGTCTGAAAAAAAGTATCTTATTGTAGGAGATGACTGCATGTTAGATTGTGATGTAATATTCGAAAGCTCGGATGGCAACGTTTCAATAGGTAATAGATGTTATATTGGATGCTCTAAAATCATTTGCCGCTCTTCCGTATCGTTCGGAGATGATGTATTTGTTGCATGGGGATCATACTTTTACGATCACGATTCACACGCTGTTGATTATCGGGAGCGTGAAAACGACATAAAAACACAATTAGAAGATTACAGGGCAGGGCGCAACTTTATAGAAAATAAAAACTGGTCGGTTGTAAATACCAAGCCAATAAAGATTTCCTCTAATGCCTGGATCGGTATGAACTGTATTATCTTAAAAGGGGTGACTATCGGCGAAGGCGCAATCGTAGGGGCAGGGAGCGTAGTTACAAAAGATGTCCCTCCGTGGACAATTGTTGGCGGAAATCCAGCTAAAGTCATCAAAGAAATCCCAATTGATTTACGAAAATCTTAAAATGAAAAAAGTTTTAATAACCGGTGCTTACGGTTTTTTAGGCAGATATACCGCAAAAGCTTTTAAAGATGCCGGCTACCACGTAAGTGGTATAGGACACGGCAAATGGCATAAGTACGAATATAGTGAATGGGGCATTGATGATTGGTTTGAATCAACCATAACATTTGAAGCTTTGATGAATATCAACCGGGCTTTTGATGTGATAGTTCACTGCGGCGGCAGTGGATCCGTGGCCTTCTCCTATCAAAACCCGTTCGAAGATTTCCAAAAAAGCGTTCAGAGTACTTTAGCGTTGCTGGAATATATAAGGCTGCAAGGTAAGCCATGTCATTTTATTTACCCATCGAGCCCTGCAGTACAAGGTGATGTTGGCGATAAAAAGATAAAAGAAGATGACCCGTCAGACCCTGTTTCACCATATGGCTTTCACAAAAAAGCTGCAGAAGAATTATGCTTCTCCTATAGTAAAAACTTTGATTTGAAGGTTTCGATAATCCGGTATTTTTCTATTTACGGAGTAGGATTGCAAAAACAATTGCTATGGGACGCATGCATGAAAGTAAAAAATTCCACCGGCGAAGTAACATTTTTTGGCACGGGAGAGGAAACTCGCGATTGGTTATATGTTACAGATGCATCTGCCTTGATATTAGCGATAGCTACTCATGAAAACAGAAAAACAAGTATCATAAATGGCGGTTCGGGTATCAGAACTACCGTTGCAGATACCATAAATATGTTGGTAAAAGCCTATAATAAACAGATAGTTATCAATTTTAATCAAAGTATAAAAACTGGAGATCCCCGGTTTTATCACGCTGATATTTCAAAGGCATTAAACCTTGGATGGTTACCGGGTGTTGATGTAAAAGAAGGCATTTCACGGTATGTAAATTATTTTAAAAAGTTGCAGAATGATTAGGGTTGGGATTATCATGTATTTTTCAAAGGAGTATAAAGGGGGAATAAATTACCTCAAAAATTTACTTTACGCGAGTCATAGTGAAGCTCCTGTTTATATTCATTATACGTTTTTTGTCCCATCAGACCTTGACCAGGATATAATTGATGCGTTCCTCCCCTACGCTCAAGTTATTAAAACCAACGTATTAAAGCGAAAGTCGATGCCCTGGTATATTGATAAAGTATCTGACAAACTTTTTAAAAAAAACTTGCTCCTAATAAATCTATTGAAGAAGTATAAAATAGAAATTGTATCGCATTCTAATTTCTTCAGTAGGTTTGGTAAGCTTAAAATTGTAAGTTGGATACCTGACTTCCAGCTTTATCACTTTCCCGATCTATGGTCTGCGAGTGAAAGAAACTGGATGATCAACTTGAATAAAAAAGTTGTGAAATACAGTGATCGAATAATTCTGAGCAGCAATGACTCGCTTAAGGATTATATCAAATTTGCGTCGGAAGATATAAGTAAGGTTAAGGTTATGCAATTTGTTTCTCAACCAAGTTCTTTATCAGAAGCCGAATTTATAGCGACTCAAAAACGTATTCAATCCAAATACCAAATTGAAGGCGATTTTCTATATCTGCCCAATCAATTTTGGAGCCATAAAAATCATATGGTGGTTTTTAAAGCCATCAACCTACTTAAAAATCGCGGTCTTAATCCTTTACTGGTAACAACGGGGCACATGGTAGACTATCGTGGCAACGATGGCAATATTAAAATGATACGCGATTTTATCGAAGTAAATGATCTTTCGAAAAACATCTTACTACTGGGGTTAATACCCTATGCCGAAGTATTAGTTTTAATGAAAACATGTACCGCTTTGATCAACCCTTCTTTATTTGAAGGTTGGAGTTCAACAGTGGAAGAGGCAAAAAGCATCGGAAAAAAAATACTCGTATCTGATATTCCAATTCACAGGGAACAGGATCCGGAAACCGGTATCTATTTTGATCCGCGGAATGAATCTGCCCTTGCAGATATAATAGAAAATGTATTAAGCCAAGTAGAAAATAAAGTTTCAAATAATTTCTTAACTGACGGAGAGGTGCAGAATAACCTGGCCACAAGAACAAAGTTATTTGCTCAAAAGTATCATCAAATTATCACAGAGTTGTATAACGAACGTTAACATTAAGGAAATATGATAAAGGTGGCGGCGGTTAAAAGCCTACCATCTAAATAATATTGGAGACAGAACATGCAATCGGAAAAGAAACCTTTAATAACGGTCATTACAGCAACGTATAATTCTCTTGACATTATAGAAAGATGTATTAACAGCGTACTAAGTCAGACTTATAAAAACGTTGAGCACGTAATTGTTGACGGCGCCTCAAAAGATGGCACTGTTGATATTTTAAAAAAATACGGCAGCGAAACAACAAAGTGGATATCAGAGCCGGATACCGGGGTATATGATGCGTGGAATAAAGGTATCGATTTGTCTAAAGGAGATTGGATTCTCTTTATAGGTGCCGACGATGCTTTATACGAGGATGCCATCGAAAATTACGTTGAGTATTTGAATAACAATGATAACACATACGATTTTGTTTCATCCAGAATACATATTACAAATAGTAAAAATAAAGTAATACGAACATTGGGGTGGGCATGGGATTGGAGGTCATCAAGAAAGCGAAATAACATAGCTCACCCCGGCTCTTTTCACTCAAAATCGCTTTTTGCTAAATATGGTAAATATAACACGGAGTATGGAATAGTGGGTGACTATGAATTGCTATTGAGGGGACGCGACGAAATGAAAGCTGGATTTATGGATAAAGTAACCGTCAGGATGGAAGTGGGCGGAATCAGTGACAGTTATAGGGTATACTTAGAAACTTATAAGGCAATTACCCGAACTGGAAAACTCAATAAAATAGTCGCAGGTCTTGATATTCTAAAAGAATATAGTAAATTTTTGATCCGCAGGGCTTTCCGGTCTGTTGGGATTAATATTGCTTTGAAGAAATAACGAAATGAAAATCAAATTAGAAGATTTCAACGATGGACTTTTTTGCTTTTGTTTGCTATCAATATTTTTTCCCGTTAAAATCTACCCTTTAGTATTTTTATTTGCTTCGTTTTCGTTCTTTTTTGAACGGAAAATGATCATAAAAAAGGGTTGGGTAGTTTATCTGGTTTTATATAGTACATATGCGATAATATCTTTTGTTGTGTCGGGTAATTATGACGAGCTCCGGTTGACAAACTTTTACAAAATATTTGTCAACTTTATTTTTCTAATATCCAGTATTAACTGGTTGTACAATAAAGAAACAGACAAGTTGATAAGGTATGTAGATAATGTACTTCATTTTACATTTTTTCTGGTATTTATTCAATTAATGCTTTACCATAAGCAAAGCAATTTCCAATATTTAGCTGGCGTAAAAAGCTCTGGTGAAGGAACCGATATCTATAATAACACTTTATATTTTTGGGGACTGGATAATAAAAATTTATTTGGAGCAAGGATAGTAACAATAGGTTTTCCTTATATTTTAATTGGGGCCGCTCGTTTTAACCGAATTTCCCTTTCAAGGATTTTGTTAGTTATTATCCTCGCTTATATTTCCATGTCCAGAACTCCAATTTTTGCGCTGATTTCAGGGGTTGCTTACATTATTTGGAAAATGCCGGGGAGATATATAAAACTTTCTTTTTTTGTACTAATCGCTTTAATCACCCCTTTCGTTTTAAACAGTGTTTTACGAATA includes:
- a CDS encoding O-antigen ligase family protein; the protein is MYNKETDKLIRYVDNVLHFTFFLVFIQLMLYHKQSNFQYLAGVKSSGEGTDIYNNTLYFWGLDNKNLFGARIVTIGFPYILIGAARFNRISLSRILLVIILAYISMSRTPIFALISGVAYIIWKMPGRYIKLSFFVLIALITPFVLNSVLRIDTLTSSSDGMGLRLIYWAAFFVNFDKISIWGEGFLSSDKFLDKYALIYMGEPNIHNTFLNNYLDFGILGLSFYVLFLITLFRYGKSLFNNRAYWVTAFIPLLATMMVLFPGYDNDIIVYLILIFIIGQLKSFNYNKCTYSMSL
- a CDS encoding glycosyltransferase, whose product is MYFSKEYKGGINYLKNLLYASHSEAPVYIHYTFFVPSDLDQDIIDAFLPYAQVIKTNVLKRKSMPWYIDKVSDKLFKKNLLLINLLKKYKIEIVSHSNFFSRFGKLKIVSWIPDFQLYHFPDLWSASERNWMINLNKKVVKYSDRIILSSNDSLKDYIKFASEDISKVKVMQFVSQPSSLSEAEFIATQKRIQSKYQIEGDFLYLPNQFWSHKNHMVVFKAINLLKNRGLNPLLVTTGHMVDYRGNDGNIKMIRDFIEVNDLSKNILLLGLIPYAEVLVLMKTCTALINPSLFEGWSSTVEEAKSIGKKILVSDIPIHREQDPETGIYFDPRNESALADIIENVLSQVENKVSNNFLTDGEVQNNLATRTKLFAQKYHQIITELYNER
- a CDS encoding glycosyltransferase family 2 protein, which translates into the protein MQSEKKPLITVITATYNSLDIIERCINSVLSQTYKNVEHVIVDGASKDGTVDILKKYGSETTKWISEPDTGVYDAWNKGIDLSKGDWILFIGADDALYEDAIENYVEYLNNNDNTYDFVSSRIHITNSKNKVIRTLGWAWDWRSSRKRNNIAHPGSFHSKSLFAKYGKYNTEYGIVGDYELLLRGRDEMKAGFMDKVTVRMEVGGISDSYRVYLETYKAITRTGKLNKIVAGLDILKEYSKFLIRRAFRSVGINIALKK